DNA sequence from the Deltaproteobacteria bacterium CG2_30_66_27 genome:
TACGGTCTCCGCTCGGGGGACCCCCCTGCGTCGCGCGCTCCCCCATAGCGGGCCGCCGATTTCCGGATTAACATGTGGGACATCATGAGTGGGGAATGTATAGGTGCCCCGCCGTTTCGGATCCGGCAGCCTGAGCGGGGGTACCGCTTCTCGATCGACTCGGTGATTCTCGCTGGATTCGCCGCCCCGCTCTGCCGCGGCGCCGTCCTCGACCTGGGGACGGGGTGCGGGGTCCTGCTGCTTCTCCTGTCCCGCCTCGCCCCCGGGATGGTTGCCGGCACCGGCGTGGATCTCCAGGAAGACCTGCTCGATTTCGCGCGCCGGAATTTCCACGAGAATTTCCCGGACGGGCGCCTGATCGCCGCGCACGGGGATGTTCGGGGGGAGATCCCCGGGGTCAAGCCCGGTTCGTTCGACCTTGTGGTGACGAATCCGCCGTACGGCCGGGCGGGACACGGTCGCCGAAACCCGGATCCGGGGAAGGAGACGGCGCGGCACGAGGTGACCTGCACCCTTCCGGAGCTCTTCGCGGCGGCGTCCCGGTTTCTTTCCGCGGATGGCCGGTTCGCCTTCATCCTCCCGTACCCGCGTTTCCCGGAGATCGAACCGTGTGCCGCGAAGGAGGGGATGCGCGTGGAACTCCTGCGGGTGGTCCATCCCCGGGACGGCGCGCCGCCTTCCCGGCTGCTCTGCTGCGCGGTTCGGGGCGGAAGCGGAACTCCCCGTCTTCATCTTCCCCTGTTCCTTCACGGGGATCGGGAGAAATATTGCCCGGAGGTGGAGCGGATCTGCCGCCTCTTCCGGCCCGGTTCGCAACGCGCCGGCACGGAACCCCCGTTATCCCTTTGAAGAGATTTCCTTCGGCGGGCGGGACCGGAGGGCGATGGCACGCAGGCTTGCGCGCGTCTCCGGGTCGGCCACGGAGGACAGTCCCTCCGGATCGGGACCGGTGGGGGCCGGCGGTTCCTCGCGCGGCGCGGCCTCCGACTTCTCGGCCGAAGCGAAGGAGCCCACGGTGAACCGGATGTCGCTCACCGGGATCCGTTCTCCGGCCGTCTCCCGGATTTTGCCGATCATCGTCGTCGTGCTCATCCGGAGTTCCTGCGCCCACGCGGAATTCCGCACAACGACCGTGAGGACGCCGTTTCTCAGCGACAGGGGGATCGCGTTCCGGGCGACCAGGGGGCCGGCGATCTCCGGCCATTTTTTCCGAAGGGATACGAGGAAGGCGACGTGCGGCATCCGCAGCGACTCGAGGAACGCATCGAGGATCGACGACAGGGGTACCGCGTCTTTCCGTCTCACGGCCGCCCCCGAAGGATCCGTCGGACCTTTCCTCCCGCGACCTGCCCCAGCACGGCGCACGCGATGAACGCCGGGATTCCCCACGCGCTCACGTGGTTTACGAGCCGCACCCAGGCGATGAAAGGGACGGAGAGGTGGACGCAGACGAACCACCCGACCGAGAATTTCCGGAACCCCTCCCGGGCGTACCCAAGGGGGATATTTACGGTGAGCGCGATGCCCCCGATCAGGGCCATCAAGGCCCAGGGCACCTGGGGGGCGATGGCGGGTACGTTACCTGTCATCCGGACATTATAATCGGTTTCCGGTGGTACCATACGAAAGGCGTACGCAACAGGAGGGTCCGGCAGAGTCACCGCAGGAGGGGTGCGCAGCCGAAGGGTGAGTCCCGGGCAACGCCTTCCGGGATTGCTCGTTGGATACGGCGCCGTATCTATGGATTGGAGTACGAAGGAGTCGAATTGACCCGAGCGGCGGATCCGGTCCTGGTCCTCATCTTCCGGGGCACCCACCAGGTCCTGTCGGCCGAGAAGCGGCTGAAGGGGGGCGGCGTGGCGTTGCGCCTGATCCCGGTTCCCCGGCGCCTCACTTCCGATTGCGGGCTCGCGATCCGGATCCCCATCGATCAACGCGACCGTGCACGGGAGATCCTTTCGGTAGCGCGGCTGCTCCCCGTGTCCGCCCACCTCCCCCGCGAGAGCGGGGAGTACGACCGCGTGTCCCTCTGAGGATCGCAGAAAAAAGAGGTGATTTTTCTCCCCACTTCGACCGATACGATGGGACAGGGGTGACGGGATGAACCTGCACGGTTCCAACGGCCGGTTCTTCAACGGCCGATTTCGTTCGGAGACAGTTTGGAGACAGAAGCTTGACAATATTTAATTCATTAAATAAAGTAATAAGTTATATGGTTTTCTTGGAGGCTTCTTTGAGGGGTAGGTCGTGAAGATCGCCTCGGCGGCGGGATTTCTTCTGCTGTTCGTGTCGATCCCGTCTTTCGGGGGGGCCGCGGACACTCTTTCACCGGCAACGGCAGGGGGAGCGGCGGTCAATCCGGTCGGCATGAAGGTCGGGGTATCGGCGGGACCCACATCCGCCTCCACCTACGTTCCTGCGGCGATGGTCCCCCCCGGCGTGCCGGTGGCGGTTCCCCCCGTCCCCTGGGTTCTCCCGGTTCTGCCCCCGTCGGCTCCCCCGCGAAATTTCCCCGCCCCGGTTGCCGTGCCGTTCCGGTTCCCCCGCGTCCCAACGGTCTCTTTCGTCGCGCCTCCTTCGGAAAAGGACCCCGACCGGGTCCTCTCCCCCGGCGAGGTCGATCTCCAGGTGACGAAAAACCTCGGGGACGATTCGGAAGAGGAAGAGGGGATGGGGGAAGCGTTCTTCGCCAGTGCCTCGACGGAGGTGGAGAAAGGAAGGGGGGGGAGCTTCTCCGGGATCACCAACCCGATCGAGAAGTTCATCCGCTACTTCCAGACCAAGGGACGGAAGAGGTTCGAGCAATACCTGTCCCGCTCGGGGAAGTACGTCGGGATGATGCAGAAGATCCTCGTCCGGTACGGCCTTCCCGAGGACCTCGTCTACGTCGCGCTGATCGAAAGCGGGTTCTCCCCCAAGGCGTATTCGGTGGCGAAGGCGGCCGGCCCCTGGCAGTTCATCTCGGGAACCGGCCGCCGGTACGGCCTCCGCATCGACTGGTGGGCCGACGAGCGGCGGGACGCCGAGAAATCGACCCACGCCGCCGCTTCCTACCTGCGGGATCTTTACGGGATGTTCGAGTCGTGGCCCCTCGCCACCGCCGCGTACAACGCCGGCGAGGGGAAGATCCAGAAGGCGGTCCTCCGGTACAAGTCCGACGATTTTTCGGAGCTCATCCGTCACCGCTACCTGAAGCAGGAGACGAAGGATTACGTCCCCAAGATGCTGGCCGCGCTGACCATCGCCAAGGATCCCGGGAAATACGGATTCGGCGACGTCGCCTATGAGGCGCCGCTGGACCTGCGCACCGTGACGGTGCCGGGAGGAACCGACCTGGCGGCGGTGGCCCGTCTTCTCGAGGTCCCGGTGGAGGCGATCCGCGAATGGAACCCGGAGCTTCGACGGTTCTGCACCCCACCGAACCGCGAGCGGTACGATCTTCGGCTCTCCGTCGACGCGGCGCGGCTCGCCGAGGAGCGGATGGAGGAGATCCGCACCGAGGCGAAGATCACTTTCCTCAAGCACAACGTCCGCAGGGGAGAGACGCTGCAGGCGCTCGCCGACAGGTACAAGACCACGGTTCCGGTCCTCAAGGAGTTGAACGGGCTGAAACGGAACTCCCTCCGGCGCACCGCCCGACTGGTGATCCCGGTGACGGGGTTGTCGGACCAGGAAACCGTCCCGGGAACGGAGGTTTCTCCGGATCAGCTCACGATGGCGCACATGCGGGTGGAGGGGGGGACCCGAAGGGCGCGCATCCGGGGAGGACGGCGTCCTGAACCGGAGGAAACCGTCACCGTGCGGAAGGGGGACACGCTGTCGCGCCTCGCGAAGAGGCACGGGGTCCGGGTGAGGAAGCTCGCGAGCGCAAACGGATTGAAGCTTACGTCGAAATTGAAGGTGGGTGCGCACCTCGTCCTGACGGAACCCGCCGGAGCGGCGCAGGACGTCCGGAAACGGACCACGCGCTACAAGGTGCACAGTGGGGACACCCTCTTTCAGATCGCGCGCGTATACGGCGTCACGGTCGACCGTCTCGCGGATCGGAACGGGCTGAAAAAGGATCAACTCCTCCACCAGGGCGTCGTTCTCGTCATTCCTCTGGAGTCCTGATCTGCCCCGGTCCGTCCCGTACATCTACCTCGACAACGCGGCGACTTCCCTGCCCAAGCCTCCCGGGGTGGCGAAGGCCGTCGGGGACGCCATCCTGCGGGCCGGAAACGCCGGCCGCTCCGGACACGCTCTCTCCATCCGCTCCGCCCGCGACCTGTTCGCCGCGCGGGAGCGCCTCGCGGAGCTTTTCGGGTGCGCCGACAGCTCCCGCTTCGTCTTCACCGAGAACGCCACCGTCGCGCTGAACCAGGCGATCAAGGGGGTGCTCCGGCCGGGCGACCACGTGGTGACCACCTCGGTGGAGCACAACTCGGTGATGCGGCCGTTGCGCCGGGTAAGGGAGGCGGGCGTTCGCGTCACGGTCGTCCCGGCGGGGGAAGACGGGGTGACGGAGGCGCGGGACATGATCGCCGCCTTCCGGAAGGCGACGCGCCTGGTCGTGATGGTGCACGCGTCGAACGTCTCGGGGGCGCTGCAGCCGGTGGATGCCGTCGTCGCCGCGGCGCGCCGCCGCGGGATCCTGACGCTGATCGACGCCGCCCAGACGGCGGGATCCGTCCCGATCGACCTTTCCTCCCTTCGGGCGGACCTGCTGGCCGCCTCCGGCCACAAGGGGCTTCTCGGGCCGCAGGGGACCGGGTTTCTCTTCGTCCGGGAGGGGGTGTCGATCGTCCCCCTCATCGAGGGGGGGACGGGGAGCCGCTCCGAGTCCGACCGCCAGCCGGAATTCTTCCCTGACGCCCTCGAGTCCGGAACGCGGAACAGCGTTGGGGCGGCCGGGCTCGCCGCCTCCCTTGCGTGGATCCTTCGAACGGGGGTCGGAACGATCCGCCGTAGGGAGCTCGTCCTCGTCGACCTGCTGCTCCATGGACTGTCGGAAATCCCGGGGGTGACGGTCTACGGGCCGGCGGATCCTGCGCGCCGCGGGTCGGCGGTGTCGTTCCGGGTGGAGGGGATGGACCCGGCGGAGGTGGGGATGCGGCTGGAGAAGCGAAGCGGCGTCCTGGTGCGGGCGGGGCTTCACTGCTCCCCGAACGGCCACAGGACCCTCGGGACCTTCCCCGTCGGGACCGTGCGCGTGAGTCCGGGTCCGTTCACGAAGCGCGCGGAGATCGCGACGTTCCTGTCCGCCCTCAGGAAGATCCGGGGCCCTTCCGCCTGATCCCCGCGGCCCTCGCCAGGATCGAGGTCGTCGAGCGGCCGGGGAGGAACCGGATCGTCTTCACGGCGCCGCCGTGCGAGCGGACCACGTCCGACCCCACGATCTCCTTTCCCTTCCAGTCGCCCCCCTTGACGAGGACGTGCGGGATGACCTCCCCGATCAACCGTGCCGGGGTGTCCTCGGGGAAAATCGTCACGTAGGAAACGCAGGAAAGCGAGGCGAGAAGATACGCCCGGTCCGCGGCTTTCTGGACCGGACGTCCCTCCCCCTTCAGGCGGCGGACGGAGGCATCGCCGTTCAATCCCACCAGGAGAACGTCGCCCAGCGCCGCCGCGCGCCGTAGGTATTGCGCGTGCCCGGCATGCAGGAGATC
Encoded proteins:
- a CDS encoding cysteine desulfurase; the encoded protein is MYLDNAATSLPKPPGVAKAVGDAILRAGNAGRSGHALSIRSARDLFAARERLAELFGCADSSRFVFTENATVALNQAIKGVLRPGDHVVTTSVEHNSVMRPLRRVREAGVRVTVVPAGEDGVTEARDMIAAFRKATRLVVMVHASNVSGALQPVDAVVAAARRRGILTLIDAAQTAGSVPIDLSSLRADLLAASGHKGLLGPQGTGFLFVREGVSIVPLIEGGTGSRSESDRQPEFFPDALESGTRNSVGAAGLAASLAWILRTGVGTIRRRELVLVDLLLHGLSEIPGVTVYGPADPARRGSAVSFRVEGMDPAEVGMRLEKRSGVLVRAGLHCSPNGHRTLGTFPVGTVRVSPGPFTKRAEIATFLSALRKIRGPSA